Proteins encoded by one window of Tunturibacter psychrotolerans:
- a CDS encoding cupin domain-containing protein translates to MTSMTPIVSRLTGEHYKWGGPRGDDCDGWHLVRTPNLSIIEELMPPGTMEVRHFHVHSRQFFYVLEGELTLEVEQHSFILQAGEGLEVSPGQAHQAFNRSDNPARILVTSQPPSHGDRVNAKDKGQTK, encoded by the coding sequence ATGACCTCGATGACACCGATAGTCAGCCGGCTAACCGGCGAGCATTACAAATGGGGTGGTCCGCGCGGAGACGACTGCGACGGCTGGCACCTCGTCAGGACACCAAACCTCAGCATCATCGAAGAACTCATGCCACCCGGCACTATGGAAGTCCGTCACTTCCATGTTCATTCACGGCAGTTCTTTTACGTTCTTGAAGGCGAGTTGACCCTCGAAGTAGAACAGCACAGTTTTATCCTTCAAGCTGGTGAGGGCCTCGAAGTATCGCCTGGACAGGCGCATCAGGCCTTCAATCGAAGTGACAACCCGGCTCGCATTCTCGTCACCAGCCAACCTCCCAGTCATGGCGATAGAGTGAATGCTAAGGACAAGGGCCAAACAAAGTAA
- a CDS encoding DUF6982 domain-containing protein — protein sequence MEQEGRGKRPANQLQGAPVQDQAVRPVTTEQPRILKSQGKSQVAEELSEPYRVVVRYESHAVRGLAESRELGSIEQLLRNDPVYPLDSIRLKLLDSDTVEDVPTRDAKAVFFVKTFDGDLRHRALHFHEHAPIVPGLWVRVYFYDGEMIEGIISNTRDFVLESGFFLRPTDPNGNNTLVYVLKGGLKDFHVLGMRNVPKSSN from the coding sequence ATGGAACAGGAAGGCCGCGGCAAACGACCTGCAAATCAGCTACAAGGCGCTCCTGTACAAGATCAAGCAGTACGACCTGTCACCACGGAACAACCACGCATCCTAAAATCTCAGGGCAAATCCCAAGTCGCCGAAGAGCTGTCTGAACCGTATCGAGTTGTAGTCCGCTACGAGAGCCATGCCGTTCGCGGACTTGCCGAGTCCCGCGAACTTGGCTCCATCGAGCAGCTTCTACGCAACGACCCCGTCTATCCGCTGGACTCCATCCGGCTGAAGCTGCTCGACTCAGACACAGTCGAGGACGTTCCCACCCGCGATGCCAAGGCTGTCTTCTTCGTGAAGACCTTCGATGGTGATCTTCGCCACCGTGCTCTTCACTTTCACGAGCATGCCCCGATCGTGCCAGGGCTGTGGGTACGCGTCTATTTCTATGACGGAGAGATGATCGAAGGAATTATCAGCAATACCCGAGACTTTGTGCTCGAGTCAGGCTTCTTCCTGAGACCGACCGATCCGAACGGAAACAATACGCTGGTCTACGTTCTCAAGGGCGGACTCAAGGACTTCCATGTCCTCGGAATGCGAAACGTCCCCAAGAGCTCGAATTAG
- a CDS encoding sigma-54 dependent transcriptional regulator, giving the protein MSAALSYPVTALKSTRPRAQILILEPDLAVLDYLRSTLGSRYSLSLFSDEQALLERLDKSEQPDLLLLALHTNRDPMPLLTHIRCTKPNLAVVVLSCSAELRDLEMVIRLGVRAIVMKPFTGSDVEQAIEENLASAEKKVPAADALKEIPLNETHSFVRSSKRMRELEAQAALVARADIPLLILGESGTGKEILALYTHKMSARSQNIFLKVNCAAVPADLLESELFGYEQGAFTGAVKTKPGKFEVCTGGTIFLDEIGEMPAILQAKLLQVLQDGTFSRLGSRSPMKVDVRVIAATNINMKDAMANKTFREDLYYRLNGFTLSIPPLRERREEIPVLSEYFMRKGAKRYGRDPLPFSQNLLNALADHSWPGNLRELENVINRYLVLGEERSIVEELSPATVYQGGAAAAAVAQESPNGAGLKAMVRNLKGDAESTAIAQVLEGTGWNRKAAANDLQISYKALLYKIKQYDLSPRNNHAS; this is encoded by the coding sequence ATGTCAGCTGCGCTGTCCTATCCCGTCACTGCCTTGAAGTCTACTCGGCCACGTGCTCAGATCCTTATTCTGGAACCGGATCTCGCCGTTCTCGATTATCTTCGCTCTACCCTCGGATCCCGATATTCACTGAGCCTCTTCTCGGACGAGCAGGCGCTGCTCGAGCGGTTGGACAAGTCGGAACAGCCTGATCTGCTTCTGCTTGCCCTGCATACCAACCGCGACCCGATGCCTCTGTTGACCCACATCCGGTGCACCAAACCCAATCTCGCGGTGGTCGTCCTATCCTGCTCGGCGGAACTTCGCGACTTGGAGATGGTGATTCGTCTGGGTGTTCGTGCGATCGTGATGAAGCCGTTTACCGGCAGCGACGTCGAACAGGCTATTGAGGAGAACCTCGCCTCGGCGGAGAAGAAGGTTCCCGCAGCCGATGCCCTGAAAGAGATTCCGCTAAACGAAACTCACTCATTTGTACGTTCCAGCAAAAGGATGCGCGAACTGGAAGCTCAGGCCGCTCTCGTAGCACGTGCCGACATTCCACTCCTGATCCTGGGGGAGAGCGGAACCGGTAAGGAGATCCTCGCGCTCTACACTCACAAAATGTCTGCTCGCAGCCAGAACATCTTCCTCAAGGTGAACTGCGCTGCAGTCCCCGCCGACCTGCTCGAGAGCGAGCTCTTCGGTTACGAGCAGGGTGCCTTTACCGGAGCGGTCAAGACCAAGCCAGGCAAGTTCGAGGTCTGCACCGGCGGAACGATCTTTCTCGACGAAATCGGCGAGATGCCCGCCATCCTTCAGGCCAAGCTCCTGCAGGTGTTGCAGGACGGAACTTTCTCTCGCCTTGGCAGCAGGTCTCCCATGAAAGTGGATGTGCGCGTGATCGCCGCCACCAACATCAATATGAAGGATGCGATGGCCAACAAGACCTTTCGCGAGGATCTGTACTACCGCCTCAACGGATTCACCCTCAGCATCCCTCCGTTGCGCGAGCGCCGCGAAGAGATTCCGGTGCTGTCGGAATACTTTATGCGTAAGGGCGCCAAGAGGTATGGCCGGGATCCGCTGCCCTTCTCGCAAAACCTGCTGAACGCCTTGGCTGATCACTCATGGCCCGGCAATCTGCGCGAACTCGAAAATGTAATCAATCGGTACCTGGTGCTTGGTGAAGAAAGATCGATCGTCGAAGAACTCTCTCCCGCAACGGTCTATCAGGGCGGAGCAGCGGCAGCAGCGGTAGCCCAGGAGTCACCCAATGGCGCCGGGCTCAAAGCGATGGTCCGCAATCTCAAAGGGGATGCGGAGTCGACGGCAATTGCACAGGTACTGGAGGGAACTGGATGGAACAGGAAGGCCGCGGCAAACGACCTGCAAATCAGCTACAAGGCGCTCCTGTACAAGATCAAGCAGTACGACCTGTCACCACGGAACAACCACGCATCCTAA